From one Notolabrus celidotus isolate fNotCel1 chromosome 24, fNotCel1.pri, whole genome shotgun sequence genomic stretch:
- the LOC117808057 gene encoding ankyrin repeat domain-containing protein SOWAHC-like yields MALECSQDAVLDFLKDRGGRVKNSELIEHFKTVFPEDPQKKTAARNRFKVYVDTVAYVKTEDAVKYVCMKKKFRGSVKAADTQVKPAAAQVSGDDAEEDPAPCTSGSGYGSDSQVKSSGEMGIRGSIHRKESRKEQKARDIPEITLIQASPLPAEGSMFNLPGPAEHTGQVDPAGQVSLEGLREVEVVTRRSRQVDDEEEDEDLHSLSDSEGNSSPKGSRKHFIQVMMSSSPQVRRSMVFRGSVHLSNRSDSDSASLISCLDEDRTSVTLDPMEHEWMMCASDGEWGSLFPLLASEPSLVLRKDFITGFTCLHWAAKHGKPELIAMIINFSKQHHVPISVDARSNMGYTPLHVAAMHNHMEVVKLLVGAYGADVEIRDYSGRKACQYLTDSVSVDIRDIIGAYNSRSEAENKPSEGARWRFSKVLQSNLKPLRLLHPEDCDSLDGEDRPPREKPLRRKSSLSRMKPKLQRLRVRTSQIIHSTSFRDQDELEGSTRGSFRSRPKTSFFGLNQD; encoded by the exons ATGGCGCTGGAGTGCTCTCAGGACGCCGTGCTGGACTTTCTGAAGGACCGAGGAGGGAGGGTGAAGAACTCGGAGCTCATCGAGCACTTTAAGACCGTTTTCCCTGAGGATCCTCAGAAGAAGACTGCAGCGCGGAACCGGTTCAAAGTCTACGTGGACACTGTAGCTTATGTTAAAACTGAGGATGCAGTGAAGTATGTCTGCATGAAGAAGAAGTTCCGAGGGTCCGTGAAGGCAGCAGATACACAGGTGAAGCCTGCAGCAGCTCAGGTGAGCGGTGATGACGCAGAGGAGGATCCCGCCCCGTGCACATCTGGGTCAGGTTACGGAAGTGACAGCCAG gTGAAGAGTTCAGGTGAGATGGGGATCAGAGGAAGCATTCACAGAAAGGAGTCCAGGAAGGAGCAGAAAGCACGAGACATCCCGGAAATAACCCTGATACAAGCGTCGCCTCTCCCTGCAGAGGGATCCATGTTCAACCTGCCTGGGCCTGCAGAGCACACGGGACAGGTAGACCCGGCTGGGCAGGTGTCGTTAGAGGGCCtgagggaggtggaggtggtgacGAGGCGGAGCAGACAGGTAGAtgacgaagaggaggatgaagacttGCACAGTCTGTCTGACAGTGAGGGGAACAGCTCCCCCAAAGGCAGCAGGAAGCACTTCATCCAGGTGATGATGAGCAGCTCCCCTCAGGTGAGGCGCAGCATGGTGTTCAGGGGCTCGGTGCACCTCTCCAACAGGAGCGACAGTGACTCCGCCTCCCTCATCTCCTGTCTGGACGAGGACCGGACCTCTGTGACTCTGGACCCGATGGAGCACGAGTGGATGATGTGTGCGTCGGACGGGGAGTGGGGCAGCTTGTTCCCGCTCCTGGCCTCCGAGCCGAGCCTGGTCCTGAGGAAGGACTTCATCACCGGGTTCACCTGTCTGCACTGGGCCGCCAAGCACGGGAAGCCGGAGCTCATCGCCATGATCATCAACTTCTCCAAGCAGCACCACGTCCCCATCAGCGTGGACGCACGCTCCAACATGGGGTACACGCCGCTGCATGTCGCCGCCATGCATAACCACATGGAGGTCGTGAAGCTCTTGGTGGGGGCGTACGGCGCCGACGTGGAGATCCGGGACTACAGCGGGAGGAAGGCCTGCCAGTACCTCACCGACAGCGTCAGCGTGGACATCCGGGACATCATCGGAGCCTACAACTCCCGCTCTGAGGCAGAGAACAAACCCAGCGAGGGAGCCCGATGGAGGTTCTCCAAGGTCCTCCAGTCCAACCTGAAGCCCCTCAGGCTCCTCCACCCCGAGGACTGTGACTCTTTGGACGGCGAGGACCGACCCCCCAGAGAGAAACCCCTCAGGAGGAAGTCCTCCCTCAGCAGGATGAAACCCAAACTGCAGCGGCTCCGAGTCAGGACCTCCCAGATCATCCACAGCACCTCATTCAGGGACCAGGACGAGCTGGAGGGCTCCACGAGGGGGTCTTTCAGATCCAGACCCAAGACCAGTTTCTTTGGATTAAACCAGGACTGA
- the LOC117808058 gene encoding uncharacterized protein LOC117808058, with translation MMSPWCVLLMCVCLQSGPVCRAVPEVQTLNLRVQYGEMAILPCNGSAYLGEEGNVYWETSLGVEVASLRIGEETEGERTEFVAELPSEMELPSEEQIQRGDWSLRIRSTKLLDSATYQCIWEGQRPGIVSTVWLSVKEPPTERHLLSSEGETVTMKCFLQISWSQFHSGVESWWTRDGERLLQAWPEATPSSDSLLRFSTPFVSVEEHHLQISPTLRTDGGEYRCWYRIGDSESPRTGSPNRITLTILDTVSAGPDAELLTVSRSGSDAELSTVPPEEEDSVSSTPDVVPVFLEDSTQPSQETTESQPMEALKETMTSLPGGEESVLQEEVPWIRIGLIAGVLVVTALVLSVLKALQRI, from the exons ATGATGTCTCCATGGTGTGTCctactgatgtgtgtgtgtctgcagagtggaCCGGTCTGCAGGG CCGTTCCTGAAGTGCAGACACTGAACCTCAGAGTGCAGTACGGGGAGATGGCCATCTTGCCCTGTAATGGCTCCGCCTACCTCGGGGAGGAAGGGAACGTCTACTGGGAGACGAGCCTTGGGGTGGAGGTGGCGAGTCTGAGGATAGGggaggaaacagagggagaaCGTACAGAG TTTGTGGCGGAGCTGCCATCAGAGATGGAGCTGCCGTCAGAGGAGCAGATCCAGAGAGGAGACTGGTCTCTGAGGATTCGTAGCACCAAGCTGCTGGACTCGGCGACGTATCAGTGCATCTGGGAGGGACAGAGACCGGGCATTGTGTCCACAGTGTGGCTCTCAGTGAAAG AGCCCCCTACTGAGCGCCACCTGCTGAGCTCTGAAGGTGAAACGGTGACGATGAAGTGCTTCCTGCAGATCTCCTGGAGCCAGTTCCACAGCGGTGTGGAGAGCTGGTGGACCAGGGACGGAGAGCGTCTGTTGCAGGCATGGCCGGAG GCCACTCCCTCTTCAGACAGCCTGTTACGTTTCTCGACCCCGTTCGTCTCCGTGGAGGAACATCATCTCCAGATCAGCCCCACGCTGCGGACTGACGGCGGAGAGTATCGCTGCTGGTACAGAATCGG GGACTCAGAGTCTCCTCGGACGGGCTCACCGAACAGAATCACGCTGACCATACTGGACACGGTCTCTGCAG GGCCGGACGCCGAGCTCTTGACTGTGTCTCGTTCAGGGTCGGACGCCGAGCTCTCGACTGTGCCTCCTGAAGAAGAGGACAGCGTCTCGTCCACTCCTGATgttgttcctgtgtttctggAAGATTCCACTCAGCCATCTCAAG AGACGACAGAGTCACAGCCAATGGAAGCCCTCAAGGAGACGATGACATCACTCCCAGGAGGTGAAG AGTCCGTGCTGCAGGAAGAGGTGCCGTGGATTCGGATCGGGCTGATCGCTGGAGTCTTAGTAGTCACGGCGCTCGTCCTGAGCGTCCTGAAAGCTCTGCAGAGAATttaa